In Gemmatimonadaceae bacterium, the genomic stretch CAGCCATCTGAGACGCCAGACCATCCACACAGCCTCACGCACGATCTTGCGCGACATCTTGCTTTCGCCCTCGGTACGATCCACGAAGACGATCGGAATCTCGACGATGCGAAATCCCTTCTTCCATACGCGGAAGCTCATCTCGATCTGGAACGCGTAGCCGTTCGATCGCACCGCGTTCAGGTCGATTGCCTCGAGAACGGACCTGCGAAAGCACTTGAACCCGCCCGTGGAATCCTCGAGAGGAAGCCCAGTTACAGTTCTCGCGTATATGTTGGCGAAGAAGCTCAGGATGAGGCGCGTCATCGGCCAATTCACCACGGTCACCTTGCCGCGGCGGTACCTCGAGCCCAACACGAGGTCGGCGTTCACGATCGCGTCGAGAAACTGGGGGAGGTGGGCTGGGTCGTGCGAGAAGTCTGCGTCCATCTCGAAGAGATAGTCGTAGCCGTTCTCGAGTCCCCATCGGAAGCCCGCGATATAGGCTGTGCCGAGTCCCATCTTGCCTGCACGATGCAACACGTGCACACGCGGATTC encodes the following:
- a CDS encoding polyprenol monophosphomannose synthase, coding for MPERAIVIIPTYNERENIQRLIPAVLEKDPRLEILVVDDASPDCTGQIVESMAAENPRVHVLHRAGKMGLGTAYIAGFRWGLENGYDYLFEMDADFSHDPAHLPQFLDAIVNADLVLGSRYRRGKVTVVNWPMTRLILSFFANIYARTVTGLPLEDSTGGFKCFRRSVLEAIDLNAVRSNGYAFQIEMSFRVWKKGFRIVEIPIVFVDRTEGESKMSRKIVREAVWMVWRLRWLAITGRIK